ACGCATGTAGAAAGGGACCTGAACAGCATGAGACTGGAAAATAACCAAAAAAAGAGAAGAACAAAATGGTGGATCGCACTTGGCGCAACCGTAACGATTTTAGCCGGTGCTTCATTAGGTGCACTGAGTGCATATAACTGGTCTCCTGAAGAAACAATTGAAGGCCTGTTTGGCATATCAGTTCAGCAATCACTTACACAACAAAATCATGAAGAGCGCAGTATAGATGAAGATGTAAAGGAAATGTCACGAACGGAAAATGATGAGAAATCAGAGGAGCCGGCAGATCCAGTAGAACCTGATGAAAATGCTGAAGGTGATACTGCCTACCCTGATGAACCGGAAAGGACACCTGAAACGATGGAAGAACCTACTTATGTACAGGGTGTACTAATTGCAAATAAAGAATATCCGCTGCCAACAGATTATGCACCTGGTGAAGACCCGGAAGCACGTGCAGCATATGATGAGATGCAGGCTGCTGCTGCAGAAGCCGGGCACAGCCTTGTTGCCTTCAGTACTTTCAGATCTTATGACTATCAGACAGACCTTTATAATCGCTATGTAGAACAGCATGGACAGGAGGAAGCAGACCGCTTCAGTGCAAGACCCGGCTATTCTGAACACCAGACTGGACTTGGATTTGATATCGGAGCTGAAGGTCAGGAAGAACATTGGGCAAGTGACAGCTTCAAGGATACGAAAGAAGCAAAGTGGCTGGCAGAAAATGCTCATCAATACGGTTTTATCCTGCGTTATCCTGCAGGGAAAGAGCATATCACCGGCTATCAGTATGAATCCTGGCATTTCCGCTATCTCGGAGAAGAGCTTGCAACGAAAGTTTATGAGAGTGGATTAACGCTTGAGGAATATCTCGGGATCTAAAAGAATATATTTCCTGGGAAATGAAAAAGATAGACTGAAAGGCAGCCGCTGCCCTTCAGTCTTTTTTTGCATCATTTAATTCTTAGTTTCCCTAAACATATTTTTCCGTTATACTACTATTCAGAAGAGTCAAATAATGGAGGATCAGGATGAGAACCAGAATTGGGAAATTACTCATACAATGGGTGGCAGCGTTCGTTGTATTGATGCTTTTATTATTGCTGCCAAGAGATATGGAAATCGAGTCAGGACCATCAGGGGAATTTGTGGCTGCGCATTATCAATATTCTTTCAGCGCACATGTTGAAAGTGTAAAAGGATTTCTCGCCCCGATCTTGAACGGTGAAGGACTTGGTAATGACCGTTATAACAGACCATTTTTCGGGCATGCCTGGGAAATGATGCAGCGCAGCCTGTGGCTCATTATTCCTGCGTTTTTTATCAGTATTTTAGCAGGTGTTGCAAAAGGGGTATTTGATTTTAGAACGCGCCACGGAAAAAGGAAAGTAGTCGGGCTTCAAACGACCTGGTTAGGACTTTCTGTACCTGACCTTGTGTTTATTGTATTTATTCAGATGACGCTGATGTATCTGAATATGAAGGGCATCATCACCGGTCTGAGTCTGTATAGTGCAGGGAATCCGGAAGCAGTTGTTATGAACGTCATTTACTTATCAGTCTTTCCAATGTTTTATTTAGCAAATGTGACGTTCCAGGCACTCAGTGATGAAAATGGAGCGGAATATATCAGGACAGCAAGGGCAAAAGGGGTTTCCTCGTATAAGCTGCTATACATACATATGCTCAGGAACGGACTGGCTAAGATTTTTGTTCACACCAACACCGTCGTCCTTTATTTATTATCTAATCTGTTTGTCATTGAGTACCTGACGCAATATAAAGGAGCTGCATATTACTTTAAAGAATATGTCACAGTCTCAACCAGAATTGTCGATGGACAGTCATTAAATCTGAATGAAGGCGCAATTGCTGCATTTACTTTCTTTTTTACAGTATTGATTTTGCTTGCAGGCCTGATCAGTCAGGTTGCAAGGGCGTATCTGCTGCCTCATGAAAGAGGTGGTGAAGGATGAATAAGCATCTGACAATCGGAAGCATTATGCTTTTTATGCTGCTGATCCTGACCTTTTTAGGACCGCTATTACCAGTTGTAGATAATGGGATTTCGCAGGAAGGCGCGAGATATACAGATGAAGGCATTGAGGTGCCGCCTTTTCCACCTTCAGCTGAAGATCCGCTTGGGAGTGACAGGGAGGGAAGGGATGTATTGAGCCTGATCATCGCCGGGGCGCAGGAAACATTTATGGTGATTCTGACGATCGTGATTATCCGTTTTATTGTATCGGCAGTACTCGGCATTGGCAGCTTTTACTCTCAGACAATCAGAGGGTTTCTGTCGATCTGGAGCCAGCTGTTTTCTTTTATGCCGCCAGTCTTTTTTGTTATTTTCTTTTCAGGGCTGCCTTTCGTTATTTTTTCAGAGCATCGGCAGATCTGGCTGATTGTGATTATTGCGGCGGTTGAAGTAGGGAGAACCGGGGATATGATCAAGACTTCCATGGATTACAGTGCGAATAAACCTTTCTTTGAAGCGGGCATTGTATCCGGCTGCTCGCAATGGACGTTATTTAAAAGCTATTTCTGGCCGCAGCTGCGCCTGACAATTGTGACAAATTTTATTGGTGACCTTGGCAGAACCTTATTCCTGCTTGCTCAGTTCGCAGTGATTGGTGTTTATCTTCAAAATGCCTTCTGGTCGATCCGTGGAGGCGGAGTAGAAACAGTAAATAATTCATTTATCTGGCCGTCTCTATTTATCAATATTCACCATGATGTATTCTCAGCAGAATGGGTCGTGATATCAACGGTCAGCGTCATTACGTTTACGATGATTACATTTTATTTGTTAAGCAGTGGGATCAGACACTATTATCAGAAGAAATACCATCAATCCGGTTAAAAGGAGTGGAGTTATAAATGAAACTATTAATTTTAGGCGGAACAAAATTTCTTGGCAGACATATTGCAGAAAGTGCAGTCAATAAAGGACATGAGGTCACATTATTTAACCGCGGGCAGACGAATACGAACCTTTTTCCTGATGCAGTAAAGCTGACAGGAGACCGCAACGGGGACTTATCCGCGCTTGAAAAGGGTGAGTGGGATGCGGTGATTGATGTGTCAGGATATACACCATCCCAGGTGAGGAAAACAGCGGAACTGTTAAAAGGCAGAGTGGGACATTACACACTAATCTCAACGATTTCAGTCTATGAGGATTATACAAATGGACCTGCTGTAGAGGGTGTGACGAAGCTTGCTGAACTTGAAGAAGATACTGAAGAGGTAACAGGGGCTACATACGGACCGCTGAAGCAGCATTGCGAGGAAGTTGTAAAAGAACTGTATCGTGAGCATTCACTTGTCATCCGACCGGGTCTGATTGTTGGTCCGCATGATCCGACAGACCGCTTCACGTATTGGGTATGGCGTGCGCAGCAGGGAGGCACTGCACTTGCACCTGGTAAGCCTGAGCGGAAAGTACAGTGGATTGATGTCAGAGACCTGAGTGAATGGGCGATCGGGATGATTGATCGTCATGAATCAGGCACGTTTAATGCTGCAGGTGGAGATCCGCTTCCAACGATGGAGAAGTATCTTGATACTGCAAAAAAAGTCGCAAACACTGACGTCACCTATCAGTGGATAAGCGACGATATATTAACAGCACATGATGCAGGCCCATTTGTGGAAGTCCCATTCTGGCTGCCTGTCACAGCGCAATATCCGGACGGCTTCCTGCTGGCCGACGCTTCAAAGGCCATCGACAAAGGATTAACCTTCAGGCCGCTTGAAGAAACAATTAGTGATACGCTGCTTTGGTTAAATGAGCGGCAGAACCACGAATGGAAGGCAGGCTTATCTGAAGAACGGGAGCGAAAACTGCTGAATGAAAGTTGATTGATTTTTCTGAAAAAATGTTATAATGATGTTAAATATTTGCGGGGGTGGAAAAAATGAATCGTATTTCGCGGGCGGGGTATATCTTCACGGCTTTGCATACGTTGTTTTTCCTTAACCTGACCTTTGATTTCATCATGTTTTACTGAAGAAAAGAGCTGACTTCTTTTAAAAGGAGTCAGCTCTTTTTGTTTTGGCTCTGTTAAAGTCGGCTGTTGATTGTAGCTCCAGGGGGGACGCTTTCCACAGGACCGGCGGTGAGCCTCCTCAGCTTCACTTGCGGGGTCTCACCTGTCCGATTTCTCCTGCTGGAGTCGCCCCCTTCCGCTACAATCAACAGCAGTGCAGAAACCACATTGATCTTTAACAAAGCTATTGTTTTATAAAATCGGTGACAGCAGTCTTGAAATCGATTCTTTAAACTTAATCAGATTCGACCGCTGCTGGTATAGCTCAGGCGTCAGCTCTGTACAATCCTTCATATCCTCTTCAAAAATCATTGCCAGTGAAGTGGCAGTTTCCTGATGATATAAGAATGCATTGACTTCAAAGTTCAGGCTGAAGCTTCGAAGGTCAATGTTGGCTGTGCCGACTGATGCTGCTTCATCATCAGTCACAAGTGTTTTCGCATGAATAAATCCTTTTTCATAAATATAAATGCGTGCGCCGGCTTTCATGAGTTCACCAACATATGAATAAGTAGCCCAGTACACAAACATATGGTCAGGTTTATTTGGAATCATGATTCTGACGTCAATCCCAGAAAGTGCAGCAACCTTGAGTGCATCAAGCAAGCTGACGTCAGGAATAAAGTAAGGTGTCTGGATATAGACATACTTATCAGCGTTGTTAATCAGCTTCAGATAACCGGTTTTGATCTGTTCCCAGTCAGAGTCCGGACCGCTTGAGACAATCTGCATGGCCACATTACCTTTTTGTGGAATCGGCGGGAAATATACATCGGAATATTCAATATCATAGCGGTGTGATGCCTGATTCCAGTCCAAAATAAACCGTGTCTGAAGCGGGTGGATCGCACTGCCTTCTATCCGTAAATGTGTGTCGCGCCAGTAGCCGAACCGTGCATCGAGCCCGAGGTACTCATCCCCGATATTAAAGCCGCCAATATACCCCACGCGCCCATCAATAATGGAAATCTTGCGGTGATTACGATAGTTAAGCCGCGGATTAATAATCGGAACTTTAGACGGAAAGAACGCTTCGACTTCACCACCGGCAGCGCGCAGCTCCCGGAAGTACCGCTTCGTCAGCCCGCGTGAGCCCATATCATCATATAAAACTCTGACCTTTACACCCTGCTTTGCTTTTTTGACAAGCAGACTGTAAAGCTCACGTCCGAGGTTATCACGTCTCAGGATGTATGTCTGGATGTGGATATGATCTTTTGCGTGTTCAATATCCTCAAACAGCACTTTAAATTTTTCTCTGCCATCCACCAGAATCTCAACCTGATTATCCTGAGTGAGGACTGCAGCATTATTCACGAGCTGCATATAGATCAGGTCTTTCATCTTTTCGGTTTCCTCTGATTTGAAATGGAATTTCCGTTCCTGAATCGCATCGATCTGATAACGGATCAGCTGCTCAATGCCAACGCGCTTTCTGCCTTCCCAGTTGAACAGATGCTTTTTACGAAGGCTGCGGCCGAACAGCAGGTACAATGCGAACCCCGCGACAGGTATGAAGAACAGAACCATCAGCCAGGCCCATGTTGCACTGGCATCTTTTCTTTCCAGAAAGATCAGGATCCCGGCAAAAACAAAGTTTAATATAAATACCAATCCTACAAATATAGAGATCCAGTCAAAGGAGTTAAAGTCCATATTCAGCCCCTGCCTATCTGTTAATTTCTTCTTTCATCTATTATACGCATAATCAGTTATAATCTCTAATAACGAATCAGAGCGATAAAAGTTTCACATGTCAAAGTTTTATTCATTTCACAATATTTACAATTATTTGAACGAATGTTGCGTTAAAGTATTGAAATGTCTGACAGTATAAGATACTTTTGATATATAAGAAAAAGAGCATTCAGACATTTCACTTGCATACCTTATAGGGGTATGATAAGGTAGGATTATCAAGAATGCAGTGCAGGGAGGGGAATGTGTTTGGAAGCTACTGAACTGAACGAGCTTACGCATTGTGCGAGTGAACGTAAAAGTCATCACTCAGAGGATATGAAGAAAAACCTTCAAACGCGTCTGAACCGGATTGAAGGACAGGTGCGCGGGATCAAGGGAATGATCGAAAAGGATACGTATTGCGATGATGTTATTACGCAAATTGCAGCAACTCAGTCTGCACTGAACAGCGTCTCAAAGCTGCTTCTTGAAGGACACATGAAGAGCTGTATCGTGGACCGGATCCAGGAAGGCGACCTTGAAGTTGTAGATGAACTGTTAGTTACGATGAAAAGGTTAATGAAAAAATAACACACAACCAGGAGGAATATAGCATGTCTCAGGTAACATTGAATGTAGAAGGAATGTCATGTCAACACTGTGTGAAAGCAGTTGAATCAAACGTTGGAGAAATGAGCGGAGTAGACGCAGTGAAGGTTCACCTTGATCAGGGAACAGTAGATGTAAGCTACCAGGATTCATCAGTAACAGTTGATCAGATTAAAGATGTGATTGAAGACCAGGGGTATGACGTAAAATAAATGAATGTGCGCAGTTTATCTGCGCATTTTCTTAAGTATTTAATATACCCCATATAGGTATGAGAGGAGGGTTTAAAATGGCTGAAAAAGAATTAAATATTACCGGCATGACATGTGCAGCCTGCTCAACGCGGGTTGAAAAAGGCCTGAATAAAATGGATGGAATGGAAAAAGCCAACGTCAACCTGGCACTTGAACGTGCAACAGTTTCTTATGACCCTGAAAAGCTGACCTTAAATGAGATTCAGGATAAAGTCTCAAGTCTCGGCTACGGTGTGTCGGTAAAAAAAGAAGAATTTGATATTACAGGTATGACATGTGCAGCCTGTTCTGCACGCGTTGAAAAAGGGCTGAACCGACTTGAAGGTGTAAGGAGTGCCACTGTTAACCTTGCACTCGAACAGGCAACAGTGGAATACACAGAAGGGGTTTTGTCTGTTGAGGACATTATCGGAAGAGTAGAGAAAATCGGCTATGGCGCGACCCGTAAAGAGGACCGTGCACCTGAAGAAGATCACCGCCAGACAGAAATCAAACGTCAGCAAAAGCGCTTTTTATTCTCACTGATTTTTGCTGTACCGTTGCTTTGGACGATGGTTGGCCATTTTTCATTTACTGAGTGGATGTACGTACCCGATATCCTGATGAACCCATGGGTGCAAATGGCGCTTGCCACACCGGTTCAGTTTATCGTAGGTGCGCCGTTTTATACAGGAGCCTATAAAGCACTCCGTAACGGCAGTGCGAATATGGATGTACTCGTAGCGCTCGGAACGTCGGCTGCGTATTTCTACAGTGTGTATCTGGCCATACAGAGTCTGTCGATGCCTGGACACATGATGGGACTTTATTTTGAGACGAGTGCCGTTTTAATTACATTGATCGTACTTGGAAAGCTTTTTGAAGCAAAAGCAAAAGGCAGATCATCTGAAGCAATTAAAAAACTGATGGGGCTGCAGGCAAAAACGGCATTTGTCATCCGTGATGGTGAAGAAGTGGAGATTCCGCTTGAAAGAGTAAAGGCAGGAGATCTGCTTGCAGTGCGCCCGGGTGAAAAAATTCCGGTTGACGGCATCATTCGTGAAGGACAATCAGCTGTTAACGAATCAATGATTACAGGAGAAAGTGTTCCGGTTGATAAAGCAGCAGGTGATACAGTTATCGGCTCAACGATCAACCAGCAGGGATTTTTAAAAGTGGAAGCAGTCAAGGTTGGTAAAGATACTGCGCTTGCTCAAATTATTCGTGTTGTTGAACAGGCTCAGGGTTCTAAAGCGCCAATCCAGCGTCAGGCTGACCGGATCTCGGGGATCTTCGTACCAATCGTAGTCGGAATTGCAATTGTAACGTTCATCGTGTGGATCACCCTCGTATCGCCTGGTGAAGTTGCACCTGCATTAGAAGCTACAATCTCCGTGCTTGTGATTGCATGTCCGTGTGCGCTCGGTCTTGCAACGCCTGTATCGATTATGGCAGGCTCAGGACGCTCTGCTGAAGCGGGCATTCTGTTTAAAGGTGGAGAGCACCTCGAAGCAGCTCAGGGGATTGATACTGTTGTACTTGATAAGACAGGTACTGTAACACAGGGTGAACCGGTCTTAACAGATGTAGTTCCGCTAAATAATTGGTCAGAAGAAGATCTGCTGACTTTTGCGGGGGCGGCAGAGGCAGGTTCTGAACACCCGCTGGCAAAAGCAATTGTCTCCGGAGTACGTGACCGTTACATTTCAGTGCCGGAAGCAGCTGAGTTTGAGGCGGTTTCAGGCTTTGGTATCCGTGCGATCGTAAATGAAAGAAAAGTACTTGCCGGAACAAGAAAGCTGATGCGTCAGGAAGGTGTTGAAGTGTCTGACACTGAAGAAACCATGCTGGCACTCGAAGAAAAAGGCCGCACAGCGATGCTGATTGCAGTTGACGGTCAAATAGCGGGGATTGTAGCGGTGGCTGATACGATTAAAGAGACTTCAAAAGAAGCAGTCAGCCGCCTGAAGAAAATGGGGCTGAACGTGATCATGATGACAGGGGATAATGAACGCACAGCCCGAGCCATTGCACATGAAGCCGGAATCGATGAAGTCATTTCTGAAGTACTGCCAGATGAAAAGGCTAAAGAAATTAATCGACTTCAGGAGCAGGGACGTACCGTTGCAATGGTCGGTGACGGAATTAACGATGCGCCGGCACTTGCAACAGCCGATACTGGAATGGCAATCGGTACAGGTACAGACGTAGCGATGGAAGCGGCTGATATTACGCTAATCCGTGGTGATCTGAACAGCATTGCAGATGCCGTCATGATGAGCCGCAAGACGATGAAAAATATCCGCCAGAACCTGTTCTGGGCATTCGGGTATAACACGCTCGGTATCCCGATTGCAGCAGTCGGTCTACTCGCACCATGGGTAGCAGGAGCGGCAATGGCATTCAGTTCAGTATCAGTTGTGTTAAATGCACTGCGTCTTCAAAGAGTAAAACTATAAAGGTTAAAAAGCCTTTCAGCGCGATGGTTGCTGAAAGGCTTTTTGTCTGAAATGGGTGGTGTGACTTTTCGAGGTTGAGTGCTGTGATATTGCATTTGAGTGACGTTCCCGCTTGGTTGAGTGCAGTCACTTCCGGTTTGACTGCAGTGAACGCCAATTATCTGCGATTTGAGTGCACTAACCGCTCATCTGAGTGCACTGACACCAACCCTGACTGTCGCCATTACCACACTCTCAGGCCAATCAACATCCTCTACGGCTGTGAAATGTCACTCAGCGTATCGCCGGCCTTATCATCCGACTGCGGATTCACAGCGAGATCTCCAAGTGAGACAAGACCAATGACCTGACCATTTTCAATTACAGGCAGACGTCGCACCTGGGCAGACGCCATCAGGTCAGCTGCATGAGCGGCAGGGGTTTCCGGTGTAACATGTATTAATTCATGTGTCATCACCTGATCCACCGTCTGATTTTTATGTTCAGCGACACCGCGGATGACAATGTCTCTGTCTGTGACCATACCGGCCGGACTTCCGTTTTCATCAAGCACCGGCAGTACCCCGATATTATGCTCCTTCATCAGCTCAGCAGCCGTTTCCACCGTATCATTCACCTGACATGTATAAATGTCATCTGTCATTACTTCTCTAATATTCATACTTTCCACCTCCAAATATTGTACGCCATTATTATTTCACTGAAATGAATGTTTATACACAGAGTGAACGATTTTGAGAAATGTGTTAATTTCATTAATTTTTTTGGATATTGAGGTTAATCTATCCGTTCTGGTGGTATGATAATCGTAATGAAACTTATTTAGAAAGCTGTGTTAATGATCATGGTTTGTATTTGCACAGATGTTGATTGTAGCGAAAGGGGGCGACTCCAGCAGGAGAAGCGTGACAGATGAGACCCCGCAGGCGAAGCCGAGGAGGCTCATCGCACGCCCTGCGGAAAGCGTCCCCCTGTAGCGGAAATCAACAGCCAACGTTAAAAAGCCAAAAAAACAATCATAACCATTAAAAAACCTGAAACTTTTTAAAAAGATGATTCGTATATTTAACCATACAGACTATATTGCGGGAGAGGTGCTCACACATGTCAAGAAACAGGGAAGGCATCAAGGAATTGATGACAAAAATGACTGAAGTAGGCGTTAAGATCACCACTACAAAATCACGTCTTGAAATACTAGAAGCTGTCAAGGAACCTCATCAGGTCTCAGGTACATGATCAGCTGAAATGATGAAAGGTGCTCATTGATAGAGGACCTTTTTTTATTTGAGGATTTTTGTTGTGCATAAAGGGAATATACATATTAACGAAGCTTAGACAGAGGAGGTGCAAAAATGTTTCAAAAAGCGATGCTCATTTATAACGGTAATGCCGGTCAGCGGGACGCCGAGAAGATTTTGAGTCAGACAGCACCAATTCTGGCTTCAAAGATTCCAAAGCTGTTCCTGTATCAGACGCAGAAGCCGGGAGATGCAGAACATTTTTGCCGTCAGCACGGAGAAGAAGTCGAACTTGTTATTATTATGGGCGGTGATGGGACAGTCCATGAAGCCATTAACGGTCTTGCGCCGCTTGATAAAAGACCGAGTCTTGCCATTTTGCCGGCTGGAACCTGTAATGACTTTGCAAGATCACTTGATATTCCACTGAATCTTAAGCAGGCTGCTGAGCTGATTGCATTTAGTGGAATGGAAAAAGAGGTGGATCTTGTCGCGACAGATCACCGTTACTTCAGTAATTTCTGGGGGACGGGGTTGATTGCAGCTGCTTCTGAAAGTATTGATGATGCTTCAAAAGGAATCTTCGGCAGATTAAGCTATTATATGAGTGCATTAAAAACGCTGTCTGAACAGGACCGCTTCACGTTCAGGCTGGAGTTTGATGACCGCGTGATTGAAGAGGAAGCTGTGATGCTGCTGTTCATGAATGGGAAGTCGATTGGTGCGACTGAATTTCCAATGGATTCTATTAAAATGAATGATGGACTTATCAATATACTGGTCGTGAAGGAAGCAGGTTTTACACTGCTGAAGGAAATTTTTACTGCTAAAACCTCTGTCGACTGGGAAGAGAATGAAGACACGATTACTCAATATAAAACATCAGCCTGCAGGGTATCACTCAGTAGCACAAAAACGATCGACCTCGACGGAGAACATTATAAAGGCGAACACGATGAACTTACTGTACTTCACAACCATATATCTGTCATTGTCCCAACGCCTGAACCGCTATGAGATGAATACAAAAAACGTGTTAAAAGCACTCAGCTTTTAACACGTTTTTTTAATTGTCATCCTCACTCGAGAACATATACGTACGATGATGGAATTTCATTGAGAACAGCAGCCCAAGTGCAAATAGCGTTCCGATGAGCGAGCTTCCCCCGTAGCTGATCAGCGGCAGCGGGATACCCGTGATTGGCAGCAACTGAATCGTCATGCCAATATTCTGGAAGACGTGGAAGGTAATCATACTGATCACGCCTGCACACACGTACACATTGAACTGGCTCTTCGTTTCAAGCGCCACCTTCGTTAAATGATAAATCAGCAGGAAGAATAAGCTGACGACAATGCTGGCGCCGATAAAGCCATATTCCTCACCGATTACAGCAAAAATAAAGTCTGTGTGATTATCAGGAACATATACCTGACGATCCTGATAGCCTTTACCAAAAATTTCACCTGAGCCGATCGCACTCATTGCCGTTGTCAGCTGATAAGCATCACCTGACGCATAGCTGTAAGGGTCAAGCCAGGAATAGATTCTGCGCAGCTGATAATCTTCGAAGAAACGTTCCATTAAATCACGTCTGAAAAGAACGAGATAGATCGCTGCTGAAGCCACGACTGCAACGGATGAAAATGTCGGCAGGAGCAGCTTCCATGTGATGCCTGATACGAGAATGATTCCGACTGTGATGGCAACAAATACAAGCATTGTACCAAGGTCAGGCTGTTCGTTGATCAGAATCAGCGGGATACCTGAGACAAGCCCGATCTTCGCAAGCAGCCAAAGATCACTTTTTAAATCTCTGTTAACGAAAGCTTCATTATGTGAAGCTACAACTCTCGCCAGCACAATAACGGTAAAAGTTTTCATAAACTCAGAAGGCTGTAACGTTCCGATTACAGGGAAGTTGTACCAGCTGTAAGCACCGTTTCTGTAAGGAACAATACTTTCAGGAAGCACTAATAGTCCGACTAACAAAACAATTCCAAAGCCGTATAAAAACCATGCCATTTTTCTGTACTGATCCATATCAAAGTACATCATCATCCCAATCAGCACAAATCCGGCAATATAGATCATGCCCTGCCTGATTGCAAAGTTCGTACCGACTGCAGCGTACTGACCTGTTGTCTGGGCAGAAGAAATCGCCAGTACACTTGCGATCATAAATAAAATCAACAGTGACGCAAGGGTCCAGTCAATTCTGTCTGAAAAGTGTTTATTTGTATTCAATCTATTCACCTGAATTCTAATTTTTCCTCTAATAAACAATGCTTTCAGCGTATCAGATTATTCACTGTTTCACAATTCACTAGAAGTCACAACGCTGTAAAATTGATCAATACTTTTGTCACAGCTGTCACAATTAATAGACGAATGAGTACAGAAGAAAGTTTCTTTTTCTCCTTTTTCAAACTATTTGATACAATGGAAAAATAAGAGGTTATTGTGAGGAGATGATGACATGAAAAACCAGGGCTGGATTTACCTTCACCTGAATACAGCTCAGGACTTTGCAATGTCCAGCGGGATTGATATGAAAGACTTTTATCATGCATTATCAGACAGAGTTCATCATCTGCTCCTTTTGAAGCATAAATTTGAGCAGTCTTCTTTCAATATGCATACGTATCTGGAATATGTCCACGAGCAGGAAGTGCAGGATCTGATCAAAGATGATATCCCGTCTTACGGGGAATTCTGCTGGATTGACTTTGAGGATGAAGCAGGCGTGGATGAAATGAGCGCCCAGGAGCTGGCAGAGCTTTTGTATATGGGTCACATGAAATACCACCTGAACATTCCGTTTTACAGAAAGCTGAACAACCGTTTTGTTTATCTTTCAACAGAAGACGGAATGCTGAACCGTACATACTACAAGGACTGGACAGATTTCTTTTTGATGATCGGCAAGGTCATTCCTGAAAAAATGACAGGACGTAAAAATCCAAAGCTGCTTCAGTGGAAAAAGGAAAAGCAGCTGCCGCCGATTTCAAAGGAAGTCGTGATGACGATCTCACATTTGCTGAGAGAAGGCGTCGTGATTTCGTTTCAGCATGGTGTCATTAACAAGGGGAAAGTTGAAGTGCCTGTATGGGTTGCAGGGGATTATGCCAATATGGATGACCTGCAGGAAGATATGCAGAAAAAATATAAAAGAGAGCCGTCAGCTGTGTTTTCCTACGACCGGAAAACAAAAGAGTGGTCAGCTGCGATCTGAACACACAAGCACTTGCATGAGGCAGGTGCTTATTTTAATAATAAGCTATGTTGAAGTTGGCTGATGATTGCAGCTGTGCAGTAACAATAGGTGTCTTCAAAACTGCTAACAATAAATAAAGTTTGTAAGGCATCTAACAGATCTGATTAGGGTAAAGAATTAAAATAGATAAAAGTATAGGTGGGTCTCTATAGAAAAAACGATAGCCACTTAAGAACAGGGTGATCAGTAAAATGAAAAAAAGGTTAATTCTTTTAACAGGGCTTTTGCTTGCGGGCTGCAGTTCGGATGAGGCTGAACAGGAAGAGCTTGATCTTTCAGGCGCGTCATGGGAAGACATCACGGAAACAGCAGCAGGTGAAACGGTGCGGCTTTACATGTGGGGCGGTGATCCGGGGATTAACAGCTACATAGATGACTATGCGATCCCGGCGCTG
This region of Jeotgalibacillus malaysiensis genomic DNA includes:
- a CDS encoding copper chaperone CopZ, yielding MSQVTLNVEGMSCQHCVKAVESNVGEMSGVDAVKVHLDQGTVDVSYQDSSVTVDQIKDVIEDQGYDVK
- a CDS encoding serine-type D-Ala-D-Ala carboxypeptidase, producing MRLENNQKKRRTKWWIALGATVTILAGASLGALSAYNWSPEETIEGLFGISVQQSLTQQNHEERSIDEDVKEMSRTENDEKSEEPADPVEPDENAEGDTAYPDEPERTPETMEEPTYVQGVLIANKEYPLPTDYAPGEDPEARAAYDEMQAAAAEAGHSLVAFSTFRSYDYQTDLYNRYVEQHGQEEADRFSARPGYSEHQTGLGFDIGAEGQEEHWASDSFKDTKEAKWLAENAHQYGFILRYPAGKEHITGYQYESWHFRYLGEELATKVYESGLTLEEYLGI
- a CDS encoding phospholipase D, with amino-acid sequence MDFNSFDWISIFVGLVFILNFVFAGILIFLERKDASATWAWLMVLFFIPVAGFALYLLFGRSLRKKHLFNWEGRKRVGIEQLIRYQIDAIQERKFHFKSEETEKMKDLIYMQLVNNAAVLTQDNQVEILVDGREKFKVLFEDIEHAKDHIHIQTYILRRDNLGRELYSLLVKKAKQGVKVRVLYDDMGSRGLTKRYFRELRAAGGEVEAFFPSKVPIINPRLNYRNHRKISIIDGRVGYIGGFNIGDEYLGLDARFGYWRDTHLRIEGSAIHPLQTRFILDWNQASHRYDIEYSDVYFPPIPQKGNVAMQIVSSGPDSDWEQIKTGYLKLINNADKYVYIQTPYFIPDVSLLDALKVAALSGIDVRIMIPNKPDHMFVYWATYSYVGELMKAGARIYIYEKGFIHAKTLVTDDEAASVGTANIDLRSFSLNFEVNAFLYHQETATSLAMIFEEDMKDCTELTPELYQQRSNLIKFKESISRLLSPIL
- a CDS encoding putative isoflavone reductase, with product MKLLILGGTKFLGRHIAESAVNKGHEVTLFNRGQTNTNLFPDAVKLTGDRNGDLSALEKGEWDAVIDVSGYTPSQVRKTAELLKGRVGHYTLISTISVYEDYTNGPAVEGVTKLAELEEDTEEVTGATYGPLKQHCEEVVKELYREHSLVIRPGLIVGPHDPTDRFTYWVWRAQQGGTALAPGKPERKVQWIDVRDLSEWAIGMIDRHESGTFNAAGGDPLPTMEKYLDTAKKVANTDVTYQWISDDILTAHDAGPFVEVPFWLPVTAQYPDGFLLADASKAIDKGLTFRPLEETISDTLLWLNERQNHEWKAGLSEERERKLLNES
- a CDS encoding ATPase P; this translates as MAEKELNITGMTCAACSTRVEKGLNKMDGMEKANVNLALERATVSYDPEKLTLNEIQDKVSSLGYGVSVKKEEFDITGMTCAACSARVEKGLNRLEGVRSATVNLALEQATVEYTEGVLSVEDIIGRVEKIGYGATRKEDRAPEEDHRQTEIKRQQKRFLFSLIFAVPLLWTMVGHFSFTEWMYVPDILMNPWVQMALATPVQFIVGAPFYTGAYKALRNGSANMDVLVALGTSAAYFYSVYLAIQSLSMPGHMMGLYFETSAVLITLIVLGKLFEAKAKGRSSEAIKKLMGLQAKTAFVIRDGEEVEIPLERVKAGDLLAVRPGEKIPVDGIIREGQSAVNESMITGESVPVDKAAGDTVIGSTINQQGFLKVEAVKVGKDTALAQIIRVVEQAQGSKAPIQRQADRISGIFVPIVVGIAIVTFIVWITLVSPGEVAPALEATISVLVIACPCALGLATPVSIMAGSGRSAEAGILFKGGEHLEAAQGIDTVVLDKTGTVTQGEPVLTDVVPLNNWSEEDLLTFAGAAEAGSEHPLAKAIVSGVRDRYISVPEAAEFEAVSGFGIRAIVNERKVLAGTRKLMRQEGVEVSDTEETMLALEEKGRTAMLIAVDGQIAGIVAVADTIKETSKEAVSRLKKMGLNVIMMTGDNERTARAIAHEAGIDEVISEVLPDEKAKEINRLQEQGRTVAMVGDGINDAPALATADTGMAIGTGTDVAMEAADITLIRGDLNSIADAVMMSRKTMKNIRQNLFWAFGYNTLGIPIAAVGLLAPWVAGAAMAFSSVSVVLNALRLQRVKL